A stretch of Zootoca vivipara chromosome 13, rZooViv1.1, whole genome shotgun sequence DNA encodes these proteins:
- the FZD2 gene encoding frizzled-2: protein MRLADASLARCLAPPPPLLLLLLLGSCRAQFHGEKGISIPDHGFCQPISIPLCTDIAYNQTIMPNLLGHTSQEDAGLEVHQFYPLVKVQCSPELKFFLCSMYAPVCTVLEQAIPPCRSICERARQGCEALMNKFGFQWPERLRCENFPRHGAEQICVGQNHSEEGGSPALLTSATPIAGQGTAGHPRYATLEHPFHCPRVLKVPSYLNYKFLGEKDCAAPCEPAKPDGHMFFNQEEIRFARIWILIWSVLCCASTFFTVTTYLVDMQRFRYPERPIIFLSGCYTMVSVAYIAGFVLEERVVCNERFQDDGYRTVVQGTKKEGCTILFMMLYFFSMASSIWWVILSLTWFLAAGMKWGHEAIEANSQYFHLAAWAVPAVKTITILAMGQIDGDLLSGVCFVGLNNIDPLRGFVLAPLFVYLFIGTSFLLAGFVSLFRIRTIMKHGGTKTEKLERLMVRIGVFSVLYTVPATIVIACYFYEQAFREHWERSWISQNCKSLAIPCPLQYTPRMNPDFTVYMIKYLMTLIVGITSGFWIWSGKTLHSWRKFYTRLTNSKHGETTV from the coding sequence ATGCGCCTTGCCGACGCGTCCTTGGCTCGCTGcctggcgccgccgccgccgctgttgctgctgctgctgctgggctcctGCCGGGCCCAGTTCCATGGGGAGAAGGGCATTTCGATCCCCGACCACGGCTTCTGCCAGCCGATTTCCATCCCTCTGTGCACCGACATTGCCTACAACCAGACGATCATGCCTAACTTGCTGGGGCACACGAGCCAAGAGGACGCGGGTTTGGAGGTGCACCAGTTCTACCCGCTGGTGAAGGTGCAGTGCTCGCCGGAGCTCAAGTTTTTCCTGTGCTCCATGTACGCGCCTGTGTGCACCGTCCTGGAGCAGGCTATCCCGCCGTGCCGCTCCATCTGCGAGCGGGCGCGCCAGGGCTGCGAGGCGCTCATGAACAAGTTCGGCTTCCAGTGGCCCGAGCGGCTGCGCTGCGAGAACTTCCCACGCCACGGCGCGGAGCAGATCTGCGTGGGGCAGAACCACTCGGAGGAAGGCGGCTCGCCCGCGCTGCTCACCAGCGCCACCCCGATCGCCGGCCAAGGCACGGCGGGCCACCCCCGCTACGCCACCCTGGAGCACCCGTTCCACTGCCCGCGCGTACTCAAGGTGCCCAGCTACCTCAACTACAAGTTCCTGGGCGAGAAGGActgtgctgcgccctgcgagccAGCCAAGCCCGACGGGCACATGTTCTTCAACCAGGAGGAGATCCGCTTCGCGCGCATATGGATCCTCATCTGGTCGGTGCTGTGCTGCGCCTCCACCTTCTTCACCGTCACCACCTACCTGGTGGACATGCAGCGCTTCCGCTACCCGGAGAGGCCCATCATCTTCCTGTCGGGCTGCTACACCATGGTGTCCGTGGCTTACATCGCCGGTTTCGTCCTAGAGGAGCGTGTGGTGTGCAACGAGCGCTTCCAGGACGACGGCTACCGcacggtggtgcagggcaccaagAAGGAAGGCTGCACCATCCTCTTCATGATGCTCTACTTCTTCAGCAtggccagctccatctggtgggTCATCCTCTCGCTCACCTGGTTCCTAGCAGCTGGCATGAAGTGGGGCCACGAGGCCATCGAGGCCAACTCTCAGTACTTCCACTTGGCCGCCTGGGCCGTGCCAGCCGTCAAGACCATCACCATCCTGGCCATGGGACAGATTGATGGCGACCTGCTCAGCGGCGTGTGCTTCGTGGGCCTCAACAACATTGATCCCCTGCGTGGTTTCGTGCTGGCGCCACTCTTCGTCTACCTCTTCATCGGCACCTCCTTCCTGCTGGCGGGCTTCGTGTCCCTCTTCCGCATCCGGACCATCATGAAGCACGGAGGCACCAAGACGGAGAAGCTGGAGCGCCTCATGGTGCGCATCGGCGTCTTCAGTGTGCTCTACACCGTCCCGGCCACCATTGTCATCGCCTGCTACTTCTACGAGCAGGCCTTCCGCGAGCACTGGGAGCGCAGCTGGATCAGCCAAAACTGCAAGAGCTTGGCCATCCCCTGCCCGCTCCAGTACACCCCGCGCATGAACCCCGACTTCACCGTCTACATGATCAAGTATCTCATGACGCTCATCGTGGGCATCACCTCGGGGTTCTGGATCTGGTCGGGGAAAACCCTGCACTCCTGGAGGAAATTCTATACCCGGCTAACTAACAGCAAACACGGGGAGACGACCGTTTGA